GACGGCTGCCATTACGGATCCCAAAGTCAGCAAGAAATTTGCTGTTGTTGGCTGTTGTTTAGATataagacacacacgcacagtaatTCTTAATACTTACATAAGCTGAACATTGTGatgacattttacatttcaaataAAGGATAATTAACTCATTAACTATGTCAACAAAGATActaaacaatatttaaatgtttacctGTCTAGATGAATTTCAATTATGGAATAATTTGACAATTGTTTTTAAAGCGCCCTCTCCTGTCTAAACTTCCAACTGCTCCTGCCATCTGCCTCTATTCGTCTCCATTTCTACTTGTGTTTTCGCTATTATCCTGCTTATATTTAAATTCAGTGACTATAGGTGAAAGATGGTTAAATTGTCAAATTAATGTCTAACAGTGAATTTGCTTTAACTGTCACTTCCTCCTTACCTTccgtctctccttcctctgaggAGATGAGAATGGTCCCTTTTCCATCTTCTATCTGAACATCTGGAGCCACCATACCAAACCTTTCCTTGAGGATCtgagcatacacacacacacacacacacacacacacacaatcaccatAAATGAGAACACTGAACATCTCACCATAACATTTGCCATCTTTAAAAAAAGGTATATgtacaatttattttttaattactaaAAGACAACGTGGAATTTATTGACCAATAAAACCAGAAACTTGGAGCTATGATGTTTTAAAAAAGGGGTTTGCTATGTTACCCTGTCCTGTAGAGTAAGGACCATAGTTTTATGGACATTGAGTTTGACTGTGACTTCCGGTTTGCTGGTGCAGACGTAGCAATTGGCACTAGGTGGGTCCAGAACACACGGGACAAGCAGCTTCTTCCTGAGGTTCGGACACTTGTTCAAGAAAATCTGTCAATGACACACAGAGAACTTTTAAAACTTACAGCGTGTAACAGAGTCAAATGACATCTGGGCCCAAACCACTGGAAAAGCCATGGTCAGAGTTGGTTTCTACCTGGATTAGTCCCTTAGTTATAAACATATTACTTATGGTAACTTCACTGGTCACACAAATACTATGACCAATATTTACAAAGCTCACACCTCAAATAGAACATAGCCAGTGATCAGGTTATGATGTTCACCTCATTTCAACCTGGAAACATTTGATTAATGCCTTATCATGTGGCTAATGTACAGTACGTACCAGTAATCTAATACACTACTGTGTTTTAGTTGCACTAACCGTGCGACAGGACTCCAGCTCCCCTGAAAGGATCTTGAGCCCCTCCAACACAATGAGTCCAGCAATGACAGCGTTGGTTGTGGCAATAGCTGGGATGATGTTTCCTGCCATGGCTGAACAACAAATCAAGTCAGTAGACGTGTGTGAGGACGTGATGTACTTAGAGAGAGTGCAAACTAATCTAGATGACGATTATTGCATGATTATTAAACAAATCCGACCTACAGTTTCTTGCACCACTCGTTATGAAAAGAAGGGAGTCAGCTGACTTACACTTGACATCAAAGCGACTCTTCATGTTCATGCTAAAGATGTGCATACGTaggtttgctgctgcagtaacGAAGTCCATGGCTGGAGGGTCATCCTGAGAAAAAGAGGAACGCGTGCGAGTCATTCAAACACATGTATCTGTAAGTTATTTCACTACACTGTGTATTATCTGGAAAGTTCATGTTCTCACAATTGAAAGCACACAGTTATGCAACAATGTTTTACCAGTATTGTTCTCATAAGATTTTAGGATAAGTTTCAACTACTATGACTGTGTTGTATTGGTGCACATTACCTTGTCCCAGACCAGCTCAGCAGCATCTCCCTTCTCCTTAAGTTGTAGGCGAAGTGTCTCCACGCTGTGCTGGAATAATTTGCAGCAACCCCAAACACCCAGAACCTGCTGGTCCTTCAGGCCTGTACCAGGAGTGTCCTCCTGAGGACATTCTGGGacagacaaaaaataaaagacaatgcTTACCGAGTCAGAATCTCCTTTATGTTCTTTCTGGTATAGATTAAAACAATTAACAGTCATACCACTTTTCTCAAGCTCCTGCCAGTCCAAAGGCGTGGGagctttcctcttcttccagaGCTTATCCATTGTCAGCAGATACATGATGTCATCTTTGAAAAGCTGGAGATGAAATTTCAACGTTAAACATTCTAGTATTAGTTTGCTCTAGTAGTGATTCTAGCAGCGCCGCAGGGCAATAAACAGATTTTCACCTGATGAGTAACGAATTTTATGTTCTCATTTATGTTTTATAATTAGACCCATCGGTCTTAGCAGTCTTTTCTACAACAGTGACAAGTGCTAATGCTTGATATATGAAACATGTAACAATGTGTTCCAtgtaattaaacacacacatacaattgAACACTGAACTGATCAGCTACACATTGTGTGTATACTATGTTATTAATTgcattaatacattttacatgaaatcattttcattaaaaaaaactttgactAACCTTGTTGAAAAGTTTGATGGGATCATAGCCAGTGGAGCGGGCCCATTCCTTGGTAGAGATCCGCTTGATGTCACCATCTTTTTCTGAGGCTGTGGCacgagctgctgtttcctcAGGGTTCCCTGTGTACATAACAATGTAGAAGTGTTCAACTGCCTTGAATATTTTGCTACTAATTCTGCCATTTTGAAAACCTCCATCACAAATGAAGTGCAAACCAAGCAGAACAAATGCAAGTCACACGAACATGCAGCTTCTGGGTCAGCTGTGTCAGGTGACACCTCTTGATCTGCATCCTCTTCTCCAAATAGCTGACTGTAAAGACAAATAGTAAAATATGATGAGCATGGTTGCTTTGTAGTCCAACTAAATAATGCTAATTATAAAGTCGTACTTAAAGAGATATTTCGCCCACACAATGCAATGTATGGGCTCAGAGGGTGTGTTTCTTATGGTACATCCTGGGAATGTTTTCTGGGTGGGTTTAGGTTGGCACTCATAGCACTCTGTCAGTCCCTGTGGAAAGCATGATCGATGGAAAGAAATCAAGGAACAAAACAGACAACAGCATAAAGTAAGGTAAACAAGCCCTTCATCAGACATTATACTGAACTAAAACATTACAGCATAACCCTGATTTGTAAGTCCTACCTTCTTAATGACTGTGACTTGTCCCAGGTATCCTGCTGTGCCACTTTCTATCAGAGGGATATCAGCTGCCAAACACATTCTGTTCACATGATTGCGGGCCGCTATAAAGAAAAATGTTCAAAGTGTTCACACTTTGAGTAATATGAAAGATAAACATGGCTTTTAAAGATTAGGTGAGAATACCTCGATTATCCAGAGCATTCATCACCAGCACAAacttcctgaagaactccacATTATAGTCAGGGCTgtgggcaaaaaaaaaatatatgacACTTATTCTAGTGTTATGAGAGAGGAATTAGTAGTTCAGGTTAAATTAGTGAAGCAAGAGAAAGAAACTAACTTCATGATGCTGTCATGATAGGCAATGATATTTGCACTGGGACAGAATTGCAAGGCACTCTCTTTGGCCACCTGTCAAACAACAGGGGGAAGAATTCACATACACACGAATATTTGTATATCAAACAAGATTTTGAAAGAAGAAAGCAGCTAGCATTTTGCGTTCACATACCTGTGCTTTAGACTTGCCAACATGCTTCTTCTGAAAAAGGAACTGTCGATTGAGGTTGCTGACATCAATAGTGTCCAGGTCAATCTGCGAAAAATAGGATCGAAATGTCAGTCGTGACATCAAATCAAAACGAGATGTAAAGCATCC
The genomic region above belongs to Betta splendens chromosome 6, fBetSpl5.4, whole genome shotgun sequence and contains:
- the uba2 gene encoding SUMO-activating enzyme subunit 2: MAQLVGSLRKELADSLSTSKVLVVGAGGIGCELLKNLVLTGFKNIEVIDLDTIDVSNLNRQFLFQKKHVGKSKAQVAKESALQFCPSANIIAYHDSIMNPDYNVEFFRKFVLVMNALDNRAARNHVNRMCLAADIPLIESGTAGYLGQVTVIKKGLTECYECQPKPTQKTFPGCTIRNTPSEPIHCIVWAKYLFNQLFGEEDADQEVSPDTADPEAAWNPEETAARATASEKDGDIKRISTKEWARSTGYDPIKLFNKLFKDDIMYLLTMDKLWKKRKAPTPLDWQELEKSECPQEDTPGTGLKDQQVLGVWGCCKLFQHSVETLRLQLKEKGDAAELVWDKDDPPAMDFVTAAANLRMHIFSMNMKSRFDVKSMAGNIIPAIATTNAVIAGLIVLEGLKILSGELESCRTIFLNKCPNLRKKLLVPCVLDPPSANCYVCTSKPEVTVKLNVHKTMVLTLQDRILKERFGMVAPDVQIEDGKGTILISSEEGETEANNSKFLADFGIRNGSRLQSDDFLQDYTLLINVLHTEELERDVEFEVVGEAPDKAPTPQHNKEETNSISNGNKDSAQPSTSSKAPSEDGEDVMIVDSDEEEGGTSSSAAAGPVATKRKRSDPGTGETSIKRPRPDQSSAAAAPNEDDDIIALD